The Dermacentor andersoni chromosome 1, qqDerAnde1_hic_scaffold, whole genome shotgun sequence genomic interval TACCTGAAGCTCTTTGAAAAGTCTGGCGTAATGCCCAAAAAGAAGCTTACGCGGTTCCTGATCACTCCGGATGCGGCCCTTCCGCCTGGGACACCGCTGACGGCGGCCCATTTTCGGGCGGGCGACTACGTGAATGTGTACGGCAAGACGCGGGGCCACGGTTTCCAAGGTGTGATGAAGCGATGGGGTATGAAAGGCGGCCCGGCCACGCACGGCACGACCAAGTCACACCGGCGATTAGGAGCCATCGGCGGGCCCCGTGGCATCATCCAGAAAGGGAAGCGGATGCCGGGACACATGGGCCAGGAGAGGCGACTGCTCGCTGGACTCCGTATCTGGCGCATTAACACACAGCACAACGTACTTTTTGTGCACGGTCCTGCGGTGCCAGGCCATACGCTGGCGCTCGTGAATATCTACGACTCGAAGCATGGCAAAAAGGGCCATTCAGCCGATGACCCGCCACCATTCCCTACGTACTTTCCGGATGCCGCGCATCCTTTGCCAGAGGAAATGTACGACAAAGAGCTGCACCCATTTGAAGCACCGTCAGTCACATTTGAGGATGATGAAGTGCAAGTTAAAAAGAAAGCCAAGGTCAAGGCCAAAACCAAGAGTCGAAAGTAGTCATGTGCTATCTGACTGGCACTGCAACATGAGCACAGAACTTATTTCATTGTAGAATAAACCAATGTTCACATTATCTGAGTCAGAGTCAGCTACTCTTTTATGGAGCAATACATATGCAGACACATTATGTATAGACAGTAGATATTCGAACCTTGTCTTAAGCAGTATCTGCATAAGTTTGGAGGTGTTTTAAAGACAGCAATTCTAGAAGCCTGTTATAGCAACTCAGTCAGGCTCAAATCCTGGTGGCTGCATTTCACTGAGtgcaaaatgcaagaatgcctgtgttccatgcattgagtgcacgttaaagatccacaggtggtcaaaatttccggagtcctccactatgccATGCCTAGTGAtcgtattgtggttttggcatgttaactgcataattgttttctttttagcaACTCTTTATGCTCCACTACATTAAATGTAAGCAATGGTGCCACTTGAACTTTTGGTGTCAAAACAACTCGGTGAAGTGATTGGATTAATTGAGTTAAAATCCCAAAGCAACACATTGGCTGTGAGCAACGTTGCAGTGAAGGGCTtcagtttaattttgaccacctagggctTTTTAGTGTGCTCTGAAAGCTCGTGGGCTTGAGCACTTTTGAATTCTGTCTCCGAAATTTGGCTGGAGCTGCTGCTAGAGATTGATGCAGCAACCACATGTTCATCTGTAGAGGGCCTTAGCCACTGAACTACCAAGCTGAAATAATCAGTGTAGGAAAAAGTCAAACCAGGTATACCTATTTTCCTAAATGAAAGCAACCATTGTTATGCGATTACAGTcccaaaaaagtcacagtttcgccagagaggcgaagcatcgattgggatagcgaattagtatacagctatacggagtaaggaaagtagttttattggctgtataaactaaacattcacttgctaactGAATTAAGCATggtgcaaacatgaacacatcacacttgatGAGAACGGATCGGGATCGCAGTCAAAACGCTGGCCTCTGAATGTGTGATCTTGGATCGACATTTACATCAGGGGACTTTATTATTGCTTCTGTCTTTATGTTGTTTATTGATAGGTTAAACTTTTCTTTCAGTTTGGAAGCAGTCATGTTCACATAAGTTTTCAAAGTGGCCCTGCTTGTAAAAACATGACCAAGCATTTAGCTTGGTCATGTATATTTGTTATGTATGTTTCAAGTACATTTCAATTTTGCAAGAGTGTTCAGTGCGATGTCTCAGTGGAGTGATGGGAATGCTCTTAATGCACTCAAGAAATATGTGACGTGAAAAGAATTCTGACTGAAGGCACGCCATTCCTTTCATTGCATCT includes:
- the mRpL3 gene encoding large ribosomal subunit protein uL3m, which translates into the protein MAWYVAALSQIRLFSGFPARNVLSSQTFAPCVAIACNIQCRHKTSTTVKRRKTYPFHWWAPRRRKVRDQDHILPENYTFLQEVAQKKYLQPGESPLREEPWPVATWTPESRRTGVIGRKIGIYPMWTNTGKRIMTTLIQVLDNHVIEYLPPEQYAKTRFGFRAQGLGCLIVGAGSIDPMNFKAPYLKLFEKSGVMPKKKLTRFLITPDAALPPGTPLTAAHFRAGDYVNVYGKTRGHGFQGVMKRWGMKGGPATHGTTKSHRRLGAIGGPRGIIQKGKRMPGHMGQERRLLAGLRIWRINTQHNVLFVHGPAVPGHTLALVNIYDSKHGKKGHSADDPPPFPTYFPDAAHPLPEEMYDKELHPFEAPSVTFEDDEVQVKKKAKVKAKTKSRK